A window of Costertonia aggregata contains these coding sequences:
- a CDS encoding serine hydrolase, which produces MKNYVLCVFVIFTAIISCDTAKGHKNPLQQVLSSDNPKIKRVMDSIGQHEVQIIYTQIDRKEGRVHFTDFEFQVNSSQYFYPASTVKFPVALLALSKLNQMEHMDRNTRFYIEGDTVETTFAAEIQKIFAVSDNEAYNRLFEFLGQDYINDKLSEKAFGPIRISHRLSAPNADEITTKPLVIYENDSTTTITAPIINTSAKALTLNGTEKGKGFYSDGELVDEAFDFSLKNHYPIRTQHQFLKTVMFPEQFTPDQKINLRDDQLEFVHKAMHKLPKKMGYDPETYYDGYCKFFIYGDTKNDIPEHIKIYNKVGDAYGTLTDCAYVKDTKNDVEFMLTATILVNKDGIFNDDAYEYDEIGFPFLAELGREIHQLEIDRKK; this is translated from the coding sequence ATGAAAAATTATGTCCTTTGCGTTTTTGTGATTTTTACAGCGATAATTTCCTGTGATACTGCAAAAGGGCACAAAAACCCCCTACAACAGGTATTGTCGTCTGATAACCCTAAGATAAAACGGGTAATGGACAGTATTGGCCAACATGAAGTCCAAATCATATATACTCAAATAGACAGGAAAGAGGGGCGGGTACATTTTACCGATTTTGAATTTCAGGTAAATTCGTCACAATATTTTTATCCTGCCAGTACGGTGAAATTTCCCGTAGCGCTACTAGCCCTCTCCAAATTGAACCAAATGGAACATATGGATAGAAACACCCGTTTTTACATTGAGGGCGATACGGTAGAGACCACCTTCGCCGCAGAGATCCAAAAAATTTTCGCGGTAAGCGACAATGAGGCCTATAATCGGCTTTTTGAATTTTTGGGACAGGATTATATCAATGATAAGTTAAGTGAAAAAGCCTTCGGACCCATTCGTATTTCCCATCGCTTATCCGCACCAAATGCAGATGAAATAACCACGAAACCTCTGGTTATTTATGAAAATGACAGTACCACCACGATAACCGCCCCAATAATAAACACATCGGCAAAAGCATTGACATTAAACGGAACCGAAAAAGGAAAAGGATTTTACTCAGATGGCGAACTGGTAGACGAAGCGTTTGACTTTAGCCTCAAAAATCATTACCCAATACGTACGCAACACCAATTTTTGAAAACTGTAATGTTTCCTGAGCAGTTTACACCGGACCAAAAAATAAACTTGCGCGATGATCAACTCGAATTCGTGCATAAAGCTATGCACAAACTACCAAAAAAAATGGGCTACGACCCAGAAACCTATTATGATGGGTATTGTAAATTCTTCATATATGGCGATACAAAGAATGATATCCCCGAGCATATAAAAATATATAACAAAGTAGGTGACGCCTACGGTACACTTACGGACTGCGCCTATGTAAAGGATACCAAAAACGATGTGGAATTTATGTTGACCGCCACGATTCTGGTAAACAAAGACGGTATTTTCAACGATGACGCTTATGAATACGATGAAATAGGCTTTCCTTTTTTAGCGGAATTGGGGAGAGAAATCCACCAACTTGAAATAGACCGAAAAAAATAG
- a CDS encoding DUF2339 domain-containing protein yields MDQNQEQISQLMAKLELLLKKQQDFNIQVNELRRDIQILKNEQTQKPIDQVETTKETVPEIKETVVQEKTVPIKDEKPVQAIENPVKKTTPPEQTFAKKAKKPSSKSNLEKFIGENLINKIGILITIIGVVIGAKYSIENNLISPLTRIILGYFVGIGLVGFGIKLKAKYENYSAVLVSGALAIMYFITFAGYSFYGLFPQTMAFAIMLLFTIFGVVASLNYNKQIIAHIGLVGAYAVPFLLSNESGNAAVLFGYMTIINIGILVISFKKYWKPLFYSAFGFTWLIYFVWFAFSYTYEEHFTLALVVLSIFFVLFYITSLAYKFIKLEKFKATDIILILLNSFIFYGLGIGLLSDDIVGKELLGVFTLGNAIIHFITSVIIYKKKLADRNLFYLVSGLVLTFITITIPVQLDGNWVTLLWALEAALLFWIGRTKNVGFYETLSYVLVLLTVYSLMQDWGDTYGSYWFKDSSPVVSPFFNITMLTSVVCVLSFSFINWMNLKHRPATKTLLSKIMNVGLPAILLITLYYSFYLEIQYYWDIVFRSSKIETTIDGYATNQYNYNIRNLDQVWLIIYTLVFFSMVTFVNNIKLKSRVLGIVTLVFSLLLGLFFLTNGLYTLSELREAYVDQKYAEYYNIGFSNVWLRYVAIAFFALLLFSIYKLIRQPFLKINFKVPFEIILHTSIVWIASSELLTWMDLSGATQGYKLGLSILWGMYSLLLIALGIWKNKKYLRIAAIVLFAITLVKLFFYDIASLNTISKTIVFVSLGVLLLIISFLYNKYKHVITDENEK; encoded by the coding sequence ATGGACCAAAACCAAGAGCAGATTTCACAACTTATGGCCAAATTGGAGCTGTTACTCAAAAAACAGCAAGATTTCAATATTCAAGTGAACGAACTGCGACGGGATATTCAAATCTTGAAAAACGAGCAGACCCAAAAACCGATAGACCAAGTTGAGACAACAAAAGAAACTGTTCCGGAGATAAAGGAAACCGTTGTACAGGAAAAGACAGTCCCCATAAAGGATGAGAAACCGGTGCAAGCCATTGAAAATCCTGTCAAGAAGACAACGCCACCCGAACAAACTTTTGCAAAAAAAGCAAAAAAACCATCTTCAAAATCTAATCTAGAAAAGTTTATCGGTGAGAATCTTATCAACAAAATCGGTATACTCATAACCATTATCGGCGTGGTTATCGGTGCCAAATATTCCATCGAAAACAATCTCATAAGTCCGTTGACACGTATTATTCTAGGATATTTCGTAGGTATAGGGTTGGTAGGGTTCGGTATAAAACTAAAGGCTAAATATGAGAACTACAGCGCAGTATTGGTCAGCGGTGCGTTGGCCATTATGTATTTTATAACTTTTGCCGGTTATAGCTTTTATGGTTTGTTCCCGCAGACCATGGCATTCGCTATCATGCTTTTGTTTACGATATTCGGTGTTGTGGCATCGCTAAACTACAACAAACAGATTATTGCCCATATCGGCTTGGTAGGTGCCTATGCCGTACCTTTTTTATTAAGTAACGAATCGGGCAATGCAGCAGTTCTTTTTGGCTACATGACCATTATAAACATTGGCATCTTGGTCATTTCCTTTAAAAAGTATTGGAAACCACTGTTTTATTCGGCTTTTGGCTTTACATGGCTCATCTATTTTGTTTGGTTTGCATTTTCATATACGTATGAAGAGCATTTTACATTGGCATTGGTGGTACTGTCTATCTTTTTTGTACTCTTCTATATTACCTCATTGGCTTATAAATTCATAAAACTAGAAAAGTTCAAAGCAACTGATATTATATTGATCTTACTTAACTCCTTCATATTTTATGGGTTAGGGATAGGGTTATTATCAGACGATATCGTAGGTAAAGAATTATTGGGTGTTTTCACGCTCGGCAATGCCATCATTCATTTTATCACCAGTGTTATTATCTACAAGAAAAAATTGGCGGATCGCAATTTGTTTTATTTGGTATCAGGCCTAGTACTAACATTCATCACCATTACCATTCCGGTACAGTTAGATGGTAATTGGGTCACTTTATTATGGGCATTGGAAGCTGCTTTATTGTTTTGGATCGGCCGCACCAAGAATGTTGGGTTTTATGAAACCTTATCCTATGTTCTTGTTCTCTTAACCGTGTACAGCCTTATGCAGGATTGGGGAGATACTTATGGCAGCTATTGGTTTAAGGATAGTAGTCCTGTAGTGAGTCCGTTCTTTAATATCACTATGTTGACCTCTGTGGTATGTGTGCTTTCTTTTAGTTTCATTAATTGGATGAATCTCAAACATAGGCCCGCCACAAAAACGTTACTTTCCAAGATCATGAACGTTGGTTTGCCCGCAATACTGTTGATTACCCTGTACTATTCTTTTTATCTGGAAATACAGTACTACTGGGATATTGTCTTCAGAAGTTCCAAAATTGAAACTACCATTGATGGTTACGCTACCAACCAATACAATTATAACATACGCAATTTAGATCAGGTTTGGCTAATCATATATACTTTGGTATTCTTTAGCATGGTGACTTTTGTAAACAACATTAAATTAAAAAGTAGGGTATTGGGCATCGTTACTTTGGTATTTAGCCTTTTGCTTGGTTTATTCTTTTTAACCAACGGGCTTTACACGCTTAGTGAGCTAAGGGAGGCTTATGTGGACCAAAAATATGCCGAATACTACAATATTGGCTTCTCCAATGTATGGTTACGCTACGTGGCCATAGCATTTTTTGCCCTGCTGCTATTTTCTATTTATAAATTGATACGGCAACCTTTTTTAAAAATCAATTTTAAAGTACCTTTTGAGATAATACTGCACACATCAATCGTATGGATAGCCAGTAGCGAGCTCTTAACTTGGATGGATTTATCTGGTGCCACCCAAGGCTACAAACTGGGACTAAGTATTCTTTGGGGTATGTATTCACTACTGCTTATAGCATTAGGTATATGGAAAAACAAAAAATATCTGCGTATTGCCGCAATTGTACTTTTTGCTATAACCTTGGTAAAACTGTTCTTTTATGATATCGCATCATTGAACACGATTTCCAAGACCATAGTATTTGTTTCGCTGGGTGTTCTATTATTGATCATATCATTTCTTTACAATAAGTACAAACATGTTATAACCGATGAGAACGAAAAATAA
- a CDS encoding DUF3999 family protein: MRTKNKLVFYIAILSCLNAVAQLHTYDKKMQLNGVSELWHSIQLPDDVFESVKDDMADIRIYGITQSDTLEVPYILKYSAASEIEAEANFKLINTTSTNDGYYYTYEFPISTSLNQIAFSFGNTNFDWKANLEGSQDQTKWFTILEDYRILSIRNQQTDYSFTQLDFPDSKYQYFRLFIKTKDKPELLRTSLISNESIPATYTDYPVKNINVSEKGKETYIDIDLKQRAPVSYLKLDIADTIDYYRNISFQYVFDSVKTEKGWIYNYKNLGYAMLTSIEDSEFTLRSTLAKKLRAKIKNYDNQPLKINTVTVKGYQYYLNARFTEQAQYYLAYGKKQALRPVYDITEQTFAIPENISALTLGQEEIIPKKEIVTNAPLFENKWWLWGIMIVIILLLGGFTLKMIQKKA, from the coding sequence ATGAGAACGAAAAATAAACTGGTTTTTTACATAGCCATACTCTCTTGCCTCAATGCAGTTGCTCAGTTGCATACATATGATAAAAAAATGCAACTGAACGGTGTTTCCGAACTGTGGCATTCAATACAACTTCCGGATGATGTATTTGAAAGTGTAAAGGATGACATGGCCGATATACGTATTTACGGTATTACACAAAGCGATACATTAGAAGTGCCCTACATACTAAAATATTCGGCAGCTTCAGAAATTGAGGCCGAGGCAAATTTTAAACTAATCAATACAACATCAACCAACGACGGGTATTATTACACCTATGAATTTCCCATAAGCACATCATTGAATCAAATAGCATTCTCTTTTGGGAATACCAATTTTGATTGGAAGGCAAATTTAGAAGGCAGTCAAGACCAAACCAAGTGGTTTACCATTTTGGAAGACTATCGCATTTTATCCATTCGGAACCAACAGACCGATTACAGTTTTACCCAGCTTGATTTTCCCGATTCAAAATATCAATATTTTCGTCTTTTTATAAAAACAAAGGATAAACCCGAACTTTTACGGACATCGTTGATTTCCAATGAATCCATTCCAGCCACATATACCGATTATCCCGTTAAAAACATCAATGTATCCGAAAAGGGCAAGGAGACCTACATCGATATCGATTTAAAACAAAGAGCTCCCGTAAGCTATCTGAAATTGGATATCGCCGATACAATAGATTATTACAGGAATATCTCGTTCCAGTATGTATTTGACAGCGTAAAAACAGAAAAGGGATGGATATACAATTACAAAAACTTGGGGTATGCCATGCTTACCTCTATTGAAGACAGTGAATTTACATTAAGAAGTACATTGGCAAAAAAACTAAGGGCAAAAATAAAGAATTATGACAATCAACCCCTAAAAATCAATACCGTAACGGTAAAGGGGTACCAGTACTATCTTAACGCCCGTTTTACCGAGCAAGCCCAATACTATTTGGCTTATGGGAAAAAACAGGCACTGAGACCCGTTTACGATATTACTGAACAAACGTTTGCGATACCTGAAAATATTTCGGCTTTAACACTCGGGCAGGAAGAAATTATCCCTAAAAAAGAAATCGTTACAAATGCCCCTCTTTTTGAAAACAAATGGTGGCTTTGGGGCATTATGATCGTAATTATTCTCTTGTTGGGCGGTTTTACCTTAAAAATGATACAGAAAAAAGCATAG
- a CDS encoding fasciclin domain-containing protein, translating into MKKLIFITATLALAFFTQNTNAQNSKDIVDIAASMDDFSTLVAAVKAADLVETLKSDGPFTVFAPNNAAFDKLPEGTVATLLKPENKETLTAILTYHVVSGKVMAADVVKAINDNGGSFTAKTVQGGEITIALSGKDVMLTDEKGGKSKVIVTDVSASNGVIHAIDSVVMPK; encoded by the coding sequence ATGAAAAAATTAATTTTTATCACCGCTACATTGGCATTGGCTTTTTTTACACAAAACACAAATGCACAAAATTCAAAGGACATCGTAGACATTGCAGCCTCTATGGATGATTTTTCTACTTTAGTGGCCGCAGTAAAAGCTGCTGACTTGGTAGAAACCTTAAAAAGCGATGGCCCGTTTACCGTATTCGCACCGAACAATGCCGCTTTTGACAAATTACCTGAAGGTACGGTTGCAACTTTATTAAAACCGGAAAATAAGGAAACATTGACCGCTATTTTAACCTATCATGTTGTTTCTGGTAAGGTTATGGCCGCAGATGTAGTCAAGGCCATCAACGATAATGGTGGTAGCTTTACGGCTAAAACCGTACAAGGTGGTGAGATTACCATTGCACTATCAGGAAAAGATGTGATGTTGACCGATGAAAAGGGAGGTAAATCCAAAGTCATCGTGACCGATGTATCGGCATCCAACGGGGTTATTCATGCCATCGACAGTGTTGTAATGCCCAAATAA
- a CDS encoding RNA polymerase sigma factor, producing METTDTLLIQNLQSGDKNALYAIYDRYSGAIYGVILRMCKREDLAQDVLQDTFLKIWQKIHLYNPEKGKFYTWAYRIAKNTALNSLRNPSPFIQTEDLSVYTKNQTEAIKEEYPELNGMLKRLEPHHQKAIELVYFEGYTHREAHEEMGIPLGTFKSYVRQALIKLRENYPTALILLLIVGRTIAYG from the coding sequence ATGGAAACTACGGATACGCTTTTGATACAAAATCTCCAAAGCGGAGATAAAAATGCCCTATATGCTATATATGACCGATACTCAGGTGCTATTTATGGCGTAATCCTCCGAATGTGCAAACGGGAAGATTTGGCTCAAGATGTTTTACAGGATACTTTTTTGAAAATTTGGCAAAAAATACATCTCTATAACCCCGAAAAGGGAAAATTTTATACCTGGGCCTACCGCATCGCAAAAAATACGGCATTAAATTCTCTAAGAAATCCGTCGCCATTCATCCAAACCGAAGATTTAAGTGTATATACAAAAAACCAAACCGAAGCAATCAAAGAAGAGTATCCCGAATTGAACGGAATGCTAAAACGTTTAGAACCCCATCACCAAAAAGCTATTGAACTAGTCTATTTTGAAGGTTATACGCACAGGGAAGCCCATGAAGAAATGGGAATTCCCCTGGGAACGTTTAAATCTTACGTGCGGCAGGCATTGATAAAATTAAGGGAGAACTATCCCACGGCATTAATATTGCTATTGATTGTTGGTAGAACAATTGCATATGGATAA
- a CDS encoding anti-sigma factor domain-containing protein — MDKNKIIEEGLLQLYLLGELSIEQHSMVENAIENDTELAQLYRALEDNFERMAFENAIEPPSTIKIALKNTLGPNPNAPQSKPTTKKKVLTARLAVAASLAALFGLSSFWFYTKWQDTEQNLQVLQKETLNLQDRLALIEKDYKSTQNKYNVINNPNVIPLLLKGDQSRAVAYVNHTTKEVVLNPQGLPKLESDKTYQMWADVDGEMINMGIVPTDKELVTLRYIDKAESLNITIEPAGGNDHATVENLVSNIIL, encoded by the coding sequence ATGGATAAAAATAAAATCATAGAAGAGGGGCTATTGCAGCTGTACCTATTGGGAGAACTCTCAATAGAGCAACACTCTATGGTTGAAAACGCCATAGAAAACGATACCGAACTTGCCCAATTATACAGAGCCCTTGAAGATAATTTTGAGCGTATGGCCTTTGAAAACGCTATAGAGCCGCCTTCAACAATAAAAATCGCTTTAAAAAATACACTAGGCCCAAACCCCAACGCGCCTCAATCCAAACCTACCACAAAAAAGAAAGTGCTCACAGCTAGATTGGCCGTAGCAGCAAGTTTAGCGGCCCTTTTTGGCTTAAGCTCTTTTTGGTTTTACACAAAATGGCAGGATACAGAGCAGAATTTGCAGGTATTACAAAAAGAAACTTTAAATCTTCAAGACCGTTTGGCGTTAATCGAGAAAGATTACAAAAGCACCCAAAATAAATATAACGTCATCAACAACCCTAATGTGATTCCCTTGCTATTGAAAGGGGATCAAAGCAGGGCGGTCGCCTATGTAAACCACACGACCAAAGAAGTTGTCTTAAATCCGCAAGGTCTACCAAAACTCGAAAGTGACAAAACATATCAAATGTGGGCCGATGTTGACGGGGAAATGATAAACATGGGCATTGTCCCTACGGATAAAGAACTGGTTACCTTGCGTTATATCGATAAGGCGGAATCTTTAAATATTACCATTGAGCCTGCCGGCGGTAATGACCATGCTACTGTAGAGAATTTGGTTTCCAATATCATACTTTAA
- the rimO gene encoding 30S ribosomal protein S12 methylthiotransferase RimO — translation MRTKTLKKNKINVVTLGCSKNVYDSEVLMGQLSANKKDVVHEGEGNVVVINTCGFIANAKEESVNTILEYVQKKEAGEVDKVFVTGCLSERYKPDLQKEIPDVDEYFGTSELPNLLKALGADYKHELIGERLTTTPKNYAYLKIAEGCDRPCSFCAIPLMRGKHKSKPIEELVTEAQKLAAKGVKELILIAQDLTYYGLDLYKKRNLAELLKHLVKVEGIEWIRLHYAFPTGFPMDVLDVMKNEPKICNYLDIPLQHISDSILKSMRRGTTQAKTTKLLQDFRDAVPGMTIRTTLIVGYPGETQQDFETLRNWVEEMRFERLGCFTYSHEENTHAYTLHDDVPEDIKQQRANEIMEIQSQISWELNQQKIGKTFKCIIDRKEGNYFVGRTEFDSPDVDNEVLIDAAKHYVKQGEFIDIKITEAADFDLYGEPV, via the coding sequence ATGAGAACAAAAACACTTAAAAAGAATAAAATCAATGTGGTTACCTTGGGGTGTAGCAAAAATGTTTATGATTCCGAGGTACTCATGGGGCAATTGAGCGCCAATAAAAAGGATGTTGTACATGAAGGGGAAGGTAACGTTGTTGTCATCAATACCTGTGGGTTCATAGCCAATGCCAAAGAGGAGAGCGTCAATACCATTTTGGAATATGTACAGAAAAAAGAAGCTGGCGAGGTTGATAAGGTTTTTGTTACGGGATGTTTGAGCGAACGCTATAAACCAGACCTGCAAAAAGAAATTCCCGATGTGGATGAATATTTTGGTACAAGTGAGTTGCCAAACCTACTTAAAGCCTTGGGCGCAGACTATAAGCATGAGTTGATTGGGGAGCGTTTGACGACGACACCCAAAAACTATGCATATTTGAAGATAGCTGAAGGATGTGACCGACCTTGTTCGTTTTGTGCAATCCCTTTGATGCGGGGCAAGCACAAAAGCAAGCCTATTGAAGAATTGGTGACCGAGGCCCAAAAACTGGCTGCCAAAGGCGTAAAAGAACTTATCCTTATTGCTCAGGATTTAACCTATTATGGATTAGATCTGTACAAAAAAAGAAATTTGGCCGAGCTTCTTAAACATCTGGTCAAAGTCGAAGGCATCGAGTGGATACGTTTGCACTATGCTTTTCCTACTGGTTTTCCTATGGATGTGCTTGACGTGATGAAAAACGAACCTAAAATCTGTAATTATCTGGACATACCGTTACAACATATATCCGATAGTATATTGAAAAGCATGCGCCGCGGAACAACGCAGGCCAAGACTACGAAATTGCTTCAGGATTTTAGGGACGCCGTTCCCGGAATGACCATACGAACCACTTTGATAGTGGGGTATCCAGGTGAGACCCAACAAGATTTTGAAACGCTACGCAACTGGGTCGAGGAAATGCGTTTTGAGCGTTTGGGGTGTTTCACCTACAGCCACGAGGAAAATACACATGCTTATACCCTGCATGACGACGTGCCAGAAGACATAAAGCAGCAGCGGGCCAACGAAATCATGGAAATTCAATCCCAGATTTCATGGGAATTGAACCAACAGAAAATTGGTAAGACCTTTAAATGTATCATTGACAGAAAAGAAGGAAATTATTTTGTGGGCAGGACCGAATTTGACTCGCCTGATGTTGACAATGAAGTTTTAATAGATGCTGCAAAGCATTATGTAAAGCAAGGCGAGTTCATAGACATAAAAATTACCGAAGCTGCCGATTTTGATTTATACGGTGAACCTGTTTAA
- a CDS encoding serine hydrolase domain-containing protein translates to MKNQYILLYIGLGFLFLSCSKSSDTTDDSVNPTTVATLYFPPIGSDTWETASLQTIGWNSNTEEPLYNFLEENDTKAFIILKDGKIVIERYFDDFTKDSPWYWASAGKTLTAFITGIASENGFLELDAKSSDYLGQGWTNAPQEKEELITVWHQLTMTSGLDETTWDCTMPDCLTYLADAGTRWSYHNAPYTLIQDVVANATQTSFENYFTNTLKNKIGMDGRWIPNADNNTYWSTARSMARFGLLNLNNGTWKNTVILGDTDFLTQMKNTSQDLNKSYGYLWWLNGKESAMVPSLQIVFNEELIPNAPDDLYAGLGKNDQKLYVVPSVNLVVVRMGEDTGETALGPSSFDNELWGYLNTLMN, encoded by the coding sequence ATGAAAAATCAGTATATATTACTTTACATTGGTCTTGGATTTCTATTTTTGAGTTGTTCCAAGAGTTCAGATACTACCGATGATTCAGTCAATCCTACAACTGTGGCCACACTATATTTTCCACCCATAGGTTCGGATACTTGGGAAACGGCTTCCTTGCAAACGATAGGTTGGAACTCAAATACCGAAGAACCCTTGTATAATTTTTTGGAAGAAAATGATACCAAAGCCTTTATAATCCTTAAAGATGGTAAAATAGTCATAGAGCGATATTTTGATGATTTCACAAAGGACAGCCCTTGGTACTGGGCCTCGGCTGGGAAAACACTAACGGCTTTCATTACCGGTATTGCGAGCGAAAACGGCTTTTTGGAGCTAGATGCCAAAAGTTCCGATTATTTAGGACAAGGTTGGACGAACGCCCCACAAGAAAAGGAGGAATTGATTACCGTTTGGCATCAACTGACCATGACCTCGGGTTTGGATGAAACCACTTGGGATTGTACAATGCCCGATTGCCTTACCTATTTGGCCGATGCAGGCACTCGATGGAGCTATCATAACGCACCCTACACCTTAATTCAAGATGTGGTCGCCAACGCAACACAAACTTCGTTTGAAAATTATTTTACCAATACGTTAAAGAATAAAATTGGTATGGACGGCAGGTGGATTCCCAATGCCGACAACAATACCTATTGGAGCACGGCACGTAGTATGGCCCGGTTCGGTTTATTGAATTTAAATAACGGGACTTGGAAGAATACTGTTATTCTGGGCGATACCGATTTTTTGACCCAAATGAAAAACACATCACAAGATTTGAACAAATCTTACGGTTATTTATGGTGGTTAAACGGCAAAGAAAGTGCCATGGTCCCCAGTTTACAAATAGTATTTAATGAGGAACTGATACCAAATGCTCCTGATGACCTTTATGCCGGTCTGGGAAAAAACGACCAAAAGTTATATGTAGTTCCAAGTGTGAATTTAGTGGTAGTGCGTATGGGAGAAGATACCGGAGAGACAGCCTTGGGACCTTCCAGCTTTGATAATGAGCTTTGGGGATATCTAAATACGCTCATGAACTAA
- a CDS encoding DUF1801 domain-containing protein, with product MQLISNPKVKAVFDNYPKIVQKQLLALRELVLETATEIEGIKKLEETLKWGEPSYLAKHGSTIRMDWKAKTPEQFAIYFKCTSKLVPTFKTVYANVFTFEGNRTIVFNVKDKKIPKQELKHCIAMALQYHKIKHLPLLGA from the coding sequence ATGCAACTCATAAGCAACCCAAAGGTCAAGGCGGTTTTTGATAACTATCCCAAAATTGTACAAAAACAATTACTGGCATTAAGAGAGCTGGTTCTGGAAACAGCCACTGAAATAGAGGGTATTAAAAAACTAGAAGAAACCCTTAAATGGGGCGAACCAAGCTATCTCGCAAAACATGGTAGTACCATACGTATGGATTGGAAAGCAAAAACCCCAGAACAATTTGCCATATACTTTAAATGTACGTCTAAGCTGGTGCCGACTTTCAAAACTGTCTACGCAAATGTCTTCACGTTCGAGGGCAATAGGACCATTGTTTTTAATGTGAAAGATAAAAAAATTCCCAAACAGGAACTTAAACACTGTATAGCGATGGCGTTGCAATACCATAAAATTAAACACTTGCCGCTCCTGGGAGCGTAG